The Oxyura jamaicensis isolate SHBP4307 breed ruddy duck chromosome 28 unlocalized genomic scaffold, BPBGC_Ojam_1.0 oxy28_random_OJ72696, whole genome shotgun sequence region GCCTTCCGGCCTCGGGGCGCGCAGGTGTGCACCCCGTGAGCACCGGGGGGGGCTACGGGAGCCAGCCCACCCGTGTCCCCCCCAGGGAAACCCACCCTCTCCCCCATCACGGTGTGCTGTGACCAGGGGGTGGGCAAGGAGTGGGAGCTGTCATTGTCACACCCCCCCCAAAGCACCACCCacacagcagggcacagggacAAGGACGGGGACACTGCAGCCGCCGGCGCTTGGGGTTGCGAAAAAAGCAGCACCGAGAAGGGGGGCAATGGggaggggggtgctgggggggcagcaCGAGGTGCGGGGACGCTGCCTCCGTGTCCCCACTATGGGATGTGTCCCcacagctgtccccagggctgggacgGATCTGGGGCAGCAGTGCCGcggtggcagctgctgggagaggaggaagaggaagaaggaaaaaaaaaacccaggggaggagaggaggcgGCACAGggcctgcaggcaggaggctgccttGGGACAGGTGACAACCTTGGCTTGCCAGCTCCGTGTCCCCAAATCCTGAGCACCCAGGGGGCTCCACAGGGGACCCCCAAGGCCGGGGGGTGCAGGGTGGGGCACATGCCTGCCCCCCAGGGGAGGATGCCCCCAGAAAACGTCCCCTAATAACCACGGCTCGGTACCCGAAGCACTGCAGGGAGTTAACCCTTTGTGGAAAAACGCaggggggagcggggccagctccaggctctgcagggaccCCCCCAGCCAGGAACCCGGAGGGGATGGGACGGGTCTGAGCGCGGATCCCAAATCCCTGGCGCATCCCCGTGCTCACCGCTGGGCTTGCACATCCGGATCTGGCTTTGGCACTGGACGACGGGGTGCAGGGGCGGGGAGGCCGCGGCCGCCGGCAGCGGCTCTGAGGTAGTTTTGGTGGTGAGGTCCGGGGACGAGGGGGGCgaggtggaagaggaggaggaggagaactgCGTCTGGCAGCGGAGCTGCGCCAGGGACTGAGGCATGCCCTGGTAGTGTCGCGTGGCGCTGAGGAGGTCGTTCAGGATCTGCAGGATGGTGCCGATGTCCCGCCGCGGCCGCCCGCTGCTATCCTGGCAGTTGGGGTGCAAAGTGcctgtggggggggggcagagagAACATGAGGACCCCTTCCCATGGTAACCCACAGCCCCGAGacccccccagctgctggcaccccCTGGCACGTACCGGAGAAGGTCCCTGAGAAGACCCCAGGCGCGTGGTTGACGAAGCTCTCGATGACGGCCCCGGGTTTGCGGGAGCGGGCGCtcggggcagggctgctgcccgGGGGGGAGCCGCTGCGCGTGCTGCAGTCCACCTGCATGGGGGGAGAGACGCGGCGTCAGCCTCCGGAGGCACACAGGACCACGCATCGCCCCGACCCgagcccctctgcccccccaaACTGCCaggagacccccccccccagcagggaGCAAGGCCAGCAGCCACCACGAGGGCTTGGCCGGGGGGACAAGCAGCACCCAGCTTCGCTCCCATACCCCAAAGCTATGAACCATGGCACCCGACGCCCTCCCCAAACATGCAGTGGCACCCTGACCCCGCCCCC contains the following coding sequences:
- the MIDN gene encoding midnolin yields the protein LAREGVAPLPPDLPGPACPWGPLRGGDGVPGLATRRAPAGADGAPSPPQVNDFLSGRSPLTLALRVGDHMMFVQLQLAAQQSSGQLQHRHVIASRGEAGAAASPHCRTLHGGAGSGFARIPVVPACQQSPAPSPTPATPAPPVYCNAPHPAPVTAGMFRSHGASTQTVNSSVVSSCSEVDCSTRSGSPPGSSPAPSARSRKPGAVIESFVNHAPGVFSGTFSGTLHPNCQDSSGRPRRDIGTILQILNDLLSATRHYQGMPQSLAQLRCQTQFSSSSSSTSPPSSPDLTTKTTSEPLPAAAASPPLHPVVQCQSQIRMCKPSGEHGDAPGIWDPRSDPSHPLRVPGWGGPCRAWSWPRSPLRFSTKG